Genomic segment of Paenibacillus sp. FSL R5-0623:
CTGGATGGGCTGGAACTGATCCGTGCCGTAGAGAAAATGCCACTTCTGGAACCTGTGTTCATTATCATCAGTGGTTATCATGACTTCAAATATGCACAGCAGGCAATCCGGTACGGCGTTCATGACTATATCCTGAAGCCTATTGATGATGAAGAACTGATGGCAACGTTGCAGAAGTCGGCTAATCTGATTTGCAATAAAAGAAAACATATTCTTTTGGCTGAGGGACAGGCCAGTAACATCATGCTGGAGGATATGATCAAAGGCCATATACAGAAGGAAGATGAACATCGATATGCCGAGATGCTCGGGATCAATCGTAACTCCAGTCTGCTCATGAATTTGATTGAACTTCAGACCGGACTAGATGAAATTAAAATTACGATTGAACAGCTACGTGAAGCAGTACATTCTCTGGAGAGTAATTTATGCAAAATGTTCATCAGTGAGCAACAACGCGGCACGTTTGCATTATTACTGTTGTGGCCTGATCATCATCAAGGGGGCTCAGCGTTACAGGATAAACTGCATAGTATTCATATAACAATGAGCAAAAGGTTTAACCTGGACATCGGCCTTTACGCAGGAACACTCGTCAAAGAAATTGGCGATGTCCCACAATCCCTTAAGGCGGCTGAAGAAGCAGCCAAGCATAAATATGCTGAAACTGGCGGTGTCGTGCGTTATACGGAGATCAAGGACAAACCGCTGTTTGTTTTCAATGTATACCAGGACGAGGTGGATCACTTAATTTTGAGCCTGGAAGAGGGGAATAGGCCTGCGTACCACAAGATTGTAGAAGAGAGATTCAAATTGTTTCATGTGAATCGATTTTCTCCTCAGGCTGTATCTGGTTCTCTATTGCGTTATATAACGGGTATTCTCTCTGTGGTCAACGAAATGGGTGGTAATGATGAAGGGTTGCAGCAGCTGAAGGAGCTGGCACAACAAAGTCATGAAGGTTGGAATTTACGACTATTGCAGAATACATTTCTCATCGCGCTGGAGGAGGCCGAGGAATATGTCTCTCATCTGCGGTTGGAGCGATCCAAAGGGGATATCAGCAAGATCAAACGATATATTGATGCAAATTATACCGAGAACATCAATCTCAAAAGCATTGCTGCACTCTTCTACATGAATCCCGTTTATCTTGGGCGATTATTCCGCAAAAGCTACAATCAATATTTCAATGACTATCTGTTGAACCTGCGTATTCATGAGGCGAAGAAGTTATTGCGCCAGACGGATCTGAGAATGTACGAGGTTGCTGCACGCGTAGGATTTCAAAACGCGGATTATTTTGTAACCCAGTTTGAGAAACTTGTTAAGTTATCGCCTACAGAATATCGCAATCTCCTTATGGGAAATGAGCAGCGAGGTGCACAATGCCAAGATGGAACCTGAACTACATGAAGCTTCGAGATAAGCTATTGCTGATGTATGTCCTGTCCGTGTTTATTCCCATCGTTGTCACCAATGTGGTGTTCTACAATGTCACATCCGCCAATATTCGTAGTCAGAAAACTCGTGATGCCGGCATGGCTTTGAACAATCTGAGGAACGACCTGCGGGTAACCATTGATCAGGGCGTCGGCCTCTCTTATTCGTTATATACTGACCCTGTATTCAATGACACCATCTCCCGTTCATTTCAAAGTCATTTTGAGTACATTGACGCTTATAATTCCTATCTAAAAGGGCAATTCTCCGGTCAAATGAATCAGGGAATTCGCTGGTATCAAGTGTATACCGATAACTCTACCATTTTATCTTCCGGTTATATTGATCGTTTAACTGATGATGTCCGCAACTCGGACTGGTACGTTCAATTTCAGGCATACTCCGCCCCTTATCCGGCACTGATCTCATCAGATCAGATGTTAAGTCTGGTTCAAAGGCTCGACAATCTGGACACTGGGGGGAGAGAGCAGTTACTTAAAATTGACCTGAATATGGATATGATCAAGCAGTATTTTCACAACAGCGGATTTGATGGAAAAGTGTATCTTCTTGATCCGGGGGGACACATCCAATTTTCAAATGATCCTACAGCAGAAGAA
This window contains:
- a CDS encoding response regulator, coding for MLKVLLVDDEMYVRKGLYELINWMDLNMEIIGEAENGAEALNLIECLKPDVIITDIRMPILDGLELIRAVEKMPLLEPVFIIISGYHDFKYAQQAIRYGVHDYILKPIDDEELMATLQKSANLICNKRKHILLAEGQASNIMLEDMIKGHIQKEDEHRYAEMLGINRNSSLLMNLIELQTGLDEIKITIEQLREAVHSLESNLCKMFISEQQRGTFALLLLWPDHHQGGSALQDKLHSIHITMSKRFNLDIGLYAGTLVKEIGDVPQSLKAAEEAAKHKYAETGGVVRYTEIKDKPLFVFNVYQDEVDHLILSLEEGNRPAYHKIVEERFKLFHVNRFSPQAVSGSLLRYITGILSVVNEMGGNDEGLQQLKELAQQSHEGWNLRLLQNTFLIALEEAEEYVSHLRLERSKGDISKIKRYIDANYTENINLKSIAALFYMNPVYLGRLFRKSYNQYFNDYLLNLRIHEAKKLLRQTDLRMYEVAARVGFQNADYFVTQFEKLVKLSPTEYRNLLMGNEQRGAQCQDGT